From the genome of Triticum aestivum cultivar Chinese Spring chromosome 3B, IWGSC CS RefSeq v2.1, whole genome shotgun sequence, one region includes:
- the LOC123066068 gene encoding gibberellin 20 oxidase 3 yields the protein MATLVFDAAVLSRKDDIPPQFVWPADEAPSVDGVEEIAVPVVDIAGFLAGDGSAGAGPGLRDLAAACEKHGFFQVVNHGVDPALLAKAYQCCDAFYALPLAEKQRAQRRLGENHGYAGSFVGRFGSKLPWKETMSFNCSAAPEGARKVVDYFVGVLGEEYRDMGEVWQEYCDEMTRLALDVTDVLAACLGLRHGALRGFFAGDDSLMRLNHYPPCQQPHLTLGTGPHHDPTSLTLLHQDDVGGLEVFTGGAWRAVRPRSDAFVVNIDDTFSALTNGRHISCLHRAVVNSSLARRSLTFFLNPQLDRLVAPPAELLAVDGRPRVYPDFTWREFLEFTQKHYRSDWRTLDAFASWINQGRKG from the exons ATGGCCACTCTCGTGTTCGACGCGGCGGTCCTGAGCCGGAAGGACGACATCCCGCCGCAGTTCGTCTGGCCAGCCGACGAGGCCCCGTCCGTCGACGGCGTGGAGGAGATCGCCGTCCCCGTCGTCGACATCGCCGGGTTCCTGGCTGGCGACGGCAGCGCTGGCGCCGGCCCTGGCCTCCGTGACCTCGCCGCGGCGTGCGAGAAGCACGGGTTCTTCCAGGTCGTGAACCACGGCGTGGATCCAGCGCTGCTCGCCAAGGCGTACCAGTGCTGCGACGCCTTCTACGCGCTGCCGCTCGCCGAGAAGCAGCGCGCGCAGCGCCGCCTCGGCGAGAACCACGGGTACGCCGGCAGCTTCGTGGGGCGGTTCGGCAGCAAGCTCCCCTGGAAGGAGACCATGTCCTTCAACTGCTCCGCCGCGCCGGAGGGCGCCCGCAAGGTCGTCGACTACTTCGTCGGCGTGCTCGGCGAGGAGTACCGTGACATGGG AGAGGTGTGGCAGGAGTACTGCGACGAGATGACACGCCTGGCGCTGGACGTCACGGACGTCCTGGCGGCGTGCCTGGGCCTCCGCCACGGCGCGCTGCGCGGCTTCTTCGCCGGCGACGACTCCCTGATGCGGCTGAACCACTACCCGCCGTGCCAGCAGCCTCACCTGACGCTGGGCACGGGCCCGCACCACGACCCGACGTCGCTGACGCTGCTCCACCAGGACGACGTCGGCGGGCTGGAGGTGTTCACCGGCGGCGCGTGGCGCGCCGTGCGGCCCCGGAGCGACGCCTTCGTCGTCAACATCGACGACACCTTCTCCGCGCTCACCAACGGGCGCCACATCAGCTGCCTCCACCGCGCCGTCGTCAACAGCAGCCTGGCCCGCAGgtcgctcaccttcttcctcaacCCGCAGCTGGACCGCCTTGTTGCGCCGCCGGCCGAGCTGCTCGCCGTCGACGGCCGCCCGCGCGTGTACCCGGACTTCACTTGGCGTGAATTCCTCGAGTTCACGCAGAAGCACTACCGCTCTGACTGGAGGACCCTGGATGCATTCGCCTCGTGGATCAATCAGGGCCGCAAAGGCTAG